In a genomic window of Zingiber officinale cultivar Zhangliang chromosome 9B, Zo_v1.1, whole genome shotgun sequence:
- the LOC122024165 gene encoding uncharacterized protein LOC122024165, whose amino-acid sequence MKYGEITHSSHPQHKLRFEYAEVPFKCDGCKEVGIGSRFKCGICDYDLHRQCALPSVAPLRHQFYPKCAFQFLAQPPGDGPRYCNACERDVAGFVLHCYSCGFDLHPCCAALPPVIEAAASGGSVSSRGVRLYLYKKVSAECHRCGRKGRSWSYRSSCKKYNLHVACVMEMLVESWHEIYYGGGAKRGLMGVGGGGYGRIPSIKGWEKNHHRGKGKMKRCCEVAALAVQFIISAVLGDPTAMIAGIVGSFLSK is encoded by the coding sequence ATGAAGTATGGGGAGATCACTCACTCCAGCCACCCACAGCACAAGCTGCGGTTTGAGTATGCAGAGGTGCCGTTCAAGTGCGACGGTTGCAAGGAAGTGGGCATCGGATCCCGCTTCAAGTGCGGCATCTGCGACTACGACCTCCACCGGCAGTGTGCGCTGCCGTCGGTGGCGCCGCTCCGCCACCAATTCTACCCGAAGTGCGCCTTCCAGTTTCTGGCGCAGCCACCAGGCGATGGCCCGCGCTACTGCAACGCCTGCGAGCGCGACGTAGCTGGATTCGTCCTCCACTGCTACTCCTGCGGCTTCGACCTCCACCCCTGCTGCGCCGCCTTGCCCCCTGTCATCGAGGCCGCTGCCTCGGGCGGAAGCGTCAGCAGCAGAGGGGTGCGGCTCTACCTCTACAAGAAGGTGAGCGCGGAATGCCACCGCTGCGGGCGGAAGGGGCGGAGCTGGAGCTACCGGAGTTCGTGCAAGAAGTACAACCTGCACGTGGCGTGCGTGATGGAGATGCTGGTAGAGAGCTGGCACGAGATCTACTACGGTGGGGGCGCGAAGCGAGGATTGATGGGCGTGGGCGGCGGAGGGTACGGCAGGATCCCAAGCATCAAGGGATGGGAGAAGAACCACCATCGAGGGAAGGGGAAGATGAAGCGGTGCTGCGAGGTGGCGGCGCTGGCGGTGCAGTTCATCATATCGGCGGTGCTGGGGGATCCAACGGCGATGATCGCCGGCATCGTGGGATCCTTCCTCTCCAAATGA